One genomic window of Haloferax mediterranei ATCC 33500 includes the following:
- a CDS encoding type 1 glutamine amidotransferase: MNRPRFAFLDASHADENTPRNFRRELDADLVEFDATAGHLPDHFDYDGIVITGSSSSAYWDDEWIQNLVSWVAEADERGLPILGVCFGHQVVAAALGGTVEDMDDYELGYSDVERTTNDDADDLLAGISGQFTVFTSHGDYVSELPPGAELLAENGFGVHAFRRDHAFGVQFHPEYDTETAEAIAREKDFLPDEQIQSVLDDITPENYDAACEAKRLFDNFVAYVDRVRTETVESAA; this comes from the coding sequence ATGAATCGACCGCGCTTTGCGTTCTTGGACGCGTCACACGCCGACGAGAACACACCACGAAACTTCAGGCGCGAACTGGACGCCGACCTCGTCGAGTTCGACGCCACCGCTGGACACCTTCCCGACCACTTCGACTACGATGGCATCGTCATCACCGGGTCGTCGTCGTCGGCCTACTGGGACGACGAGTGGATTCAGAACCTCGTGTCGTGGGTCGCCGAGGCTGACGAACGAGGACTCCCCATTCTCGGGGTCTGTTTCGGCCATCAGGTCGTCGCCGCGGCGCTCGGTGGGACTGTCGAAGATATGGACGACTACGAACTCGGCTACAGCGACGTCGAGCGGACGACCAACGACGACGCGGACGACCTCCTCGCTGGCATCAGCGGGCAATTCACCGTGTTCACGTCCCACGGTGACTACGTGAGCGAACTGCCGCCGGGTGCGGAACTCCTCGCGGAGAACGGATTCGGCGTTCATGCCTTCCGCCGGGACCACGCCTTCGGCGTCCAGTTCCACCCCGAGTACGACACGGAGACTGCGGAAGCGATTGCGCGAGAGAAGGACTTCCTGCCCGACGAGCAAATCCAGTCCGTCCTCGACGACATTACTCCCGAAAACTACGATGCTGCCTGCGAAGCAAAGCGTCTGTTCGATAACTTCGTCGCCTACGTCGACCGCGTGAGGACGGAGACGGTCGAATCTGCGGCCTAA
- a CDS encoding acyl-CoA dehydrogenase family protein translates to MLDYLELESDLTGEEKLVRDEARRFVEEQVKPDIGDHFEQGTFPMDLIPKMGELGFYAPNLDGYGLPGLGERAYGLLMQELEAGDSGLRSMASVQGSLVIYPIHAFGSEAQKDEWLPALGSGEAVGCFGLTEPQHGSNPSGMETTAEKDADGYVLNGSKTWITNSPIADVAVVWARDVSADGSPVRGFLVETDRDGVTTNKIEDKLSMRASVTGEIGLDDVRVPEENVLPGVEGMKGPLSCLTQARFGIAWGVVGAARDAFEDALQYAKDRDQFGGPIARFQLQQGKLAEMATQITNAQLQAHRLAELKQRGDLRHQHVSMAKRHNVRVARDVTRTAREVLGGNGITTDYSPMRHMENIETVYTYEGTDDIHTLVIGADLTGIEAFE, encoded by the coding sequence ATGCTCGATTATCTGGAATTAGAGTCGGACCTGACCGGCGAAGAAAAACTCGTCCGCGACGAAGCACGACGATTCGTCGAAGAGCAGGTGAAACCCGATATCGGCGACCACTTCGAGCAGGGAACGTTCCCGATGGACCTCATTCCGAAGATGGGCGAGCTTGGGTTTTATGCGCCTAACCTCGACGGCTACGGGCTTCCCGGACTCGGCGAACGTGCTTACGGACTCCTGATGCAAGAACTCGAAGCGGGCGACTCGGGGCTTCGTTCGATGGCGAGTGTGCAGGGGTCGCTCGTCATCTACCCGATTCACGCCTTCGGGTCGGAAGCCCAGAAAGACGAGTGGCTTCCCGCGCTCGGGTCGGGTGAGGCAGTCGGTTGTTTCGGACTGACTGAACCGCAACACGGCTCGAACCCATCGGGAATGGAGACGACTGCCGAGAAGGACGCCGACGGCTACGTGCTCAACGGGTCGAAAACGTGGATTACGAACTCTCCCATCGCCGATGTGGCCGTCGTCTGGGCGCGAGACGTGTCCGCAGACGGGTCGCCGGTCCGCGGCTTCCTCGTCGAAACCGACCGCGACGGCGTGACGACGAACAAGATAGAGGACAAACTCTCCATGCGCGCGTCGGTCACGGGCGAAATCGGTCTCGACGACGTTCGAGTCCCCGAGGAGAACGTGCTGCCGGGCGTCGAGGGCATGAAAGGACCGCTTTCGTGTCTCACGCAGGCGCGGTTCGGCATCGCGTGGGGCGTCGTCGGCGCGGCCCGCGACGCATTCGAGGATGCACTCCAGTACGCGAAAGACCGCGACCAGTTCGGTGGCCCGATTGCTCGGTTCCAACTCCAGCAGGGCAAACTCGCCGAGATGGCGACTCAAATCACGAACGCGCAACTGCAGGCTCACCGACTCGCCGAACTCAAACAACGCGGCGACCTGCGCCACCAGCACGTGTCGATGGCGAAGCGCCACAACGTCCGCGTCGCCCGTGACGTGACGCGAACGGCCCGCGAGGTGCTCGGCGGAAACGGCATCACGACCGACTACTCGCCGATGCGTCACATGGAGAACATCGAGACGGTCTACACCTACGAAGGGACCGATGACATCCACACGCTTGTCATCGGTGCCGACCTGACGGGAATCGAAGCATTCGAGTAA
- a CDS encoding DUF7853 family protein — translation MTTSAKDRPATLDLSREESWVVHAALLAAIERAVDADEEPTPAPSLLARVEAGDEDFNSAELDYLVGALRAYREQAPSRDQHHISHVIDHIEAAQA, via the coding sequence ATGACCACCTCGGCTAAGGACCGTCCGGCGACACTCGACCTCTCTCGTGAAGAGTCGTGGGTCGTCCATGCCGCTCTGCTCGCAGCAATCGAGCGGGCGGTCGATGCAGACGAAGAGCCGACGCCAGCCCCGAGCCTGCTCGCGCGGGTCGAAGCTGGTGATGAAGACTTCAACAGTGCCGAACTCGACTATCTCGTAGGTGCCCTTCGCGCATACCGCGAACAGGCACCATCTCGGGACCAGCATCACATATCGCACGTCATCGACCACATTGAGGCGGCGCAGGCGTAA
- a CDS encoding DUF7827 domain-containing protein, giving the protein MRISNRFELLTATFLAVALLASAVAPAAAASAHYEFADDTSTVDQGDVVSITFEAADGVNNTSEALAGDNNTFDLHIGGEEQGFLVNATVVDENRDGNVTVELNTSTAGQANASSYLTATGNDSVTNATQATENLSEPLDAGEYPLTLGSMNNSTDTATLVIEENETTTTTATTTTEATETTTEATEETTNASTTESETNESATDATTEQSTDTGIPGFGAALAVIALVAVAFVAVRE; this is encoded by the coding sequence ATGCGTATCTCCAACCGATTTGAATTGCTGACGGCAACGTTCCTCGCAGTGGCGCTTCTGGCGTCCGCCGTGGCACCCGCGGCGGCCGCTTCGGCCCACTACGAATTCGCGGATGACACCTCCACTGTCGACCAAGGCGATGTAGTCTCTATCACGTTCGAGGCAGCGGACGGCGTGAACAACACATCCGAAGCACTGGCTGGCGACAACAACACCTTCGACCTCCACATCGGGGGCGAAGAACAGGGCTTCCTCGTCAACGCGACGGTCGTTGACGAGAACCGCGACGGCAACGTCACCGTCGAACTGAACACGTCCACTGCGGGTCAGGCCAACGCTTCGTCGTACCTCACCGCCACCGGTAACGACTCGGTGACGAACGCGACGCAGGCTACGGAGAACCTCTCCGAACCGCTCGACGCTGGCGAGTACCCGCTGACCCTCGGTTCGATGAACAACTCGACCGACACGGCGACGCTCGTCATCGAGGAGAACGAAACGACCACGACGACGGCGACGACCACGACCGAGGCTACGGAGACGACGACCGAAGCCACGGAGGAGACGACCAACGCGTCCACGACCGAGTCTGAAACCAACGAGTCGGCAACCGACGCGACGACCGAGCAGTCCACCGACACCGGCATCCCCGGGTTCGGCGCCGCTCTCGCAGTCATCGCACTCGTTGCGGTGGCGTTCGTCGCAGTCCGCGAATAA
- a CDS encoding DUF7827 domain-containing protein, with amino-acid sequence MFPSKRFELLTTTFLVVALLVSAATPAAAASGHYEFADNEFTGEQGEVIAITVEASGDANDTTTVHIGNQDQGFLVHATAVDENGDGEVTLELNTTTAAQTDPSSYLSAAGDDSVTNLTQSSRLLSNLLDPGSYDLRVGSMDDPNDTAVLSIKDNDSVTDPISETPTDPISETPVPTPPEDPDFEHSVVTVTPGVEDTAQIPVVFGSNGTATLTIESVETGYNTSVELADGNGDYKTNVSIDLTATDESPEEYISVSNGDRIESISWNESTTDIETPHEYDLRLSDSNETVNVGVLAVTEKQIATDQPATDADANASPTANGTTNSTAKSTDTGIPGFGASIAVVALAGAALLAARR; translated from the coding sequence ATGTTCCCCTCCAAACGGTTTGAACTGTTGACGACGACGTTCCTCGTGGTGGCGCTCTTGGTGTCCGCGGCCACTCCCGCGGCGGCCGCCTCAGGCCACTACGAGTTTGCGGACAACGAGTTCACCGGCGAGCAAGGTGAAGTAATAGCTATCACGGTCGAAGCGTCGGGTGACGCTAACGACACGACGACCGTTCACATCGGCAACCAAGACCAAGGCTTTCTCGTACACGCGACGGCCGTCGACGAGAACGGCGACGGCGAAGTCACACTCGAACTGAATACCACGACTGCGGCTCAAACTGACCCATCGTCGTACCTCAGTGCCGCTGGCGACGACTCGGTGACGAATCTAACGCAGTCTTCCCGTTTGCTCTCCAACCTGCTCGACCCGGGCAGTTACGACCTGCGAGTCGGGTCGATGGACGACCCGAACGACACGGCGGTACTTTCCATCAAAGATAACGACTCGGTGACCGACCCGATTTCAGAGACACCGACCGACCCGATTTCAGAGACGCCGGTACCGACGCCGCCCGAAGACCCTGACTTCGAACACAGCGTTGTCACGGTGACTCCCGGCGTCGAAGATACCGCGCAAATTCCGGTCGTGTTCGGCTCCAACGGAACCGCGACGCTCACCATTGAATCGGTAGAGACGGGCTACAACACGTCCGTCGAACTCGCTGACGGCAATGGCGACTACAAGACAAACGTCTCGATTGACCTGACCGCAACCGACGAATCGCCGGAGGAGTACATTTCCGTCTCCAACGGTGACCGAATCGAGAGCATCTCGTGGAACGAATCGACGACCGACATCGAGACACCCCACGAGTACGACCTCAGACTCTCTGACTCGAACGAGACTGTCAACGTCGGCGTGCTCGCCGTCACGGAAAAGCAGATAGCGACCGACCAGCCCGCAACCGACGCCGACGCGAACGCCTCGCCGACCGCAAACGGGACCACGAACAGCACCGCGAAGTCCACCGACACCGGTATCCCCGGATTCGGAGCATCCATCGCTGTCGTGGCCCTCGCGGGCGCGGCGCTCCTCGCGGCCCGGCGCTGA
- a CDS encoding 4Fe-4S dicluster domain-containing protein yields MAIDPNFDQNRERVGEEDGVAVWGPVEPPEKLGIHGTHVAVDYDICLADGACLENCPVDVFTWVDTPDHPVSELKVEPTNEDQCIDCMLCVDICPVDAIDVDASRQA; encoded by the coding sequence ATGGCTATCGATCCGAACTTCGACCAGAACAGAGAGCGAGTCGGTGAAGAAGATGGCGTCGCCGTCTGGGGACCCGTCGAACCGCCGGAGAAACTGGGTATCCACGGAACGCACGTCGCCGTCGACTACGACATCTGTCTCGCCGACGGCGCGTGCCTCGAAAACTGCCCGGTCGACGTGTTCACGTGGGTCGACACGCCCGACCACCCCGTGAGCGAACTGAAAGTCGAACCGACGAACGAAGACCAGTGTATCGACTGCATGCTCTGTGTCGATATCTGCCCGGTTGACGCCATCGACGTGGACGCCTCCCGGCAGGCTTGA
- a CDS encoding VOC family protein, translated as MGLIHTAIAISDLDSTLDFYAELGLERTNQFELNGVKNVYLGSDDTDMELQLKYDSTSTARIEPSGIDHIAIEVADVDRIFEELVEAESPVVVNPPVDIEAVNARAAFVEDPDGYVVELVEFED; from the coding sequence ATGGGCCTCATTCACACTGCAATCGCCATCTCGGACCTCGACTCAACGCTCGACTTCTACGCCGAACTCGGCCTCGAACGAACCAACCAGTTCGAACTCAACGGGGTCAAGAACGTCTATCTCGGGAGCGACGACACCGACATGGAACTCCAACTCAAGTACGACTCTACGTCGACCGCTCGCATCGAGCCTTCGGGCATCGACCACATCGCCATCGAGGTCGCCGACGTGGACCGCATCTTTGAGGAACTCGTCGAAGCCGAATCACCAGTGGTCGTGAATCCACCGGTCGATATCGAGGCCGTAAACGCCCGTGCAGCGTTTGTCGAAGACCCGGACGGCTACGTCGTCGAACTGGTCGAATTCGAAGACTGA
- a CDS encoding archaellin/type IV pilin N-terminal domain-containing protein yields the protein MSRTERGVSPVVATVLLVAIVLVLATTVSGYLFDAADRYTEPQEARAFGETSVVLGPEHRSWNGWNSAGGETRGDIDRIRIAYTHGPVFEGDDIGSVLVRWRGDDGKGGQLRFVNPNRFSDDTDQQYHDGEVGEFCTGDFGAGEQLTIRMVHNRWQTDGETGRDDVGVRYVESNWNDIAASDGPFFRTNGRYPVEYDGDRPMEAGDTVEIRFYGPEDELPIAEIETTAKVSEGSPREVDGDEFDCE from the coding sequence GTGAGTAGAACTGAGAGGGGTGTTTCCCCAGTCGTCGCAACAGTGTTGTTGGTCGCCATCGTGCTCGTGCTCGCAACGACCGTATCAGGCTATCTCTTCGACGCTGCGGACAGATACACGGAACCGCAGGAAGCCCGTGCATTCGGTGAAACGTCCGTCGTTCTCGGTCCCGAACACCGGTCGTGGAACGGATGGAACTCCGCCGGAGGCGAAACACGAGGCGACATCGACCGCATACGAATCGCGTACACCCACGGACCCGTGTTCGAGGGCGACGACATCGGGTCGGTACTCGTCCGGTGGCGCGGCGACGACGGTAAGGGTGGACAACTCCGGTTCGTCAATCCCAATCGGTTCAGCGACGACACGGACCAGCAGTATCACGACGGAGAAGTTGGTGAGTTCTGTACCGGTGACTTCGGTGCGGGAGAGCAACTGACCATCCGAATGGTCCATAATCGATGGCAGACCGACGGGGAGACCGGCCGCGACGATGTCGGCGTCAGGTACGTCGAATCCAACTGGAACGATATCGCAGCGAGCGATGGGCCATTTTTCAGAACGAACGGACGGTACCCAGTCGAATACGACGGTGACAGACCAATGGAAGCCGGCGATACCGTCGAAATCCGGTTTTACGGCCCCGAAGACGAACTACCCATCGCAGAGATAGAGACGACTGCGAAAGTCTCCGAAGGCAGTCCACGCGAGGTTGACGGAGACGAATTCGACTGCGAGTGA
- a CDS encoding ferritin-like domain-containing protein yields MSEDVTALLKRAYQDEHETVMNYMTNSIVLDGVRAEEIKESLKTDIQEELTHAEQLGNRLKQLDEKPPGSAAFESRQHDLQPPEDSTDVLSVIDGVLTAEEDAIKTYRSLINAAEEANDPVTEDLAVTILADEEAHRTEFRGFKKEYDRE; encoded by the coding sequence ATGTCCGAGGACGTGACCGCGCTCTTAAAGCGCGCTTATCAAGACGAGCACGAGACGGTGATGAACTATATGACGAACTCCATCGTCCTCGATGGCGTTCGGGCCGAAGAAATCAAGGAGTCACTCAAGACTGACATTCAGGAGGAACTCACGCACGCCGAGCAACTCGGAAACCGGCTGAAGCAACTGGACGAAAAGCCGCCGGGGTCTGCAGCCTTCGAATCGCGCCAGCACGACCTGCAACCCCCGGAGGACAGCACAGACGTGCTCTCGGTCATCGATGGCGTCCTCACGGCCGAGGAGGACGCAATCAAGACTTACCGCTCGCTCATCAACGCTGCCGAAGAGGCGAACGACCCCGTCACGGAAGACCTCGCTGTGACTATCCTCGCCGACGAGGAGGCACACCGCACGGAGTTCCGCGGCTTCAAGAAAGAGTACGACCGCGAGTAA
- a CDS encoding heterodisulfide reductase-related iron-sulfur binding cluster codes for MGFVAQAEVTRETFWTISPVGEALFYGLAAIASLVFLYGVYERVVRYAHGESDPFDRLSDLPGRIIRATKVVFSNEKQFDRDLYAGVMHTFIMWGFLTLLIGTTILAIDMDIWQRVTGSSFFVGDFYLSYSFVMDLMGLLFVVGIGMALWRRYGVRHPRLWGKHTSFEDDAFIWTLFLLGVGGYVIEAIRIVGTEFPDFETVSFVGYFIAIVFDAAGMSQGLAQTLYWFGWWSHAILALAFVAAVPYAKPLHMLTSFANVVTADEKAGLRLPKVPADTPPDEIGYVSEDDFSWKALLDYDACTKCGRCADACPAKASGRNLDPRDVILDLKTYRDSLDAGGESVDIVADGGTSVIAAESMESCMACMACMDSCPVDIEHLTHFTEMNRRLTETGQQQESVQEAMMNIFSNGNAFGDPQRKRPDWTDDLDFEVPDARDEAVEFLWYVGDYPSYDERNRRVARAMARIFEEAGVSYGILYEDEQNDGNDVRRVGEEGLYEMLVEDNISAMDDCDFEKIVCTDPHSYNTFKNEYPEMDESFDYPVFHYTQLVETLVNDDRLGLSGTELSAQTVTYHDPCHLGRYNGEYEAPREVIRTTGVELAEMPRNRADSFCCGGGGGGLWLDHEEESKPSEERLREALQDTEAGSTVERFVVACPMCATMYEDGRKTGGYEDDLDVVDISELIVEALDEKAGVTSTSETPASAD; via the coding sequence ATGGGATTTGTGGCGCAGGCGGAGGTCACACGAGAGACCTTCTGGACTATTAGCCCGGTTGGAGAGGCCCTCTTCTACGGTCTCGCCGCTATCGCCTCCCTCGTCTTCCTGTACGGGGTGTACGAGCGCGTCGTTCGGTACGCGCACGGCGAGTCGGACCCATTCGACCGACTGTCTGACCTCCCGGGGCGAATCATCCGCGCAACCAAAGTGGTGTTCTCGAACGAGAAGCAGTTCGACCGCGACCTGTACGCGGGTGTGATGCACACGTTCATCATGTGGGGCTTCCTGACGCTCCTCATCGGGACGACCATCCTCGCCATCGACATGGACATCTGGCAACGGGTGACGGGAAGTTCGTTCTTCGTCGGCGACTTCTACCTCTCGTATTCGTTCGTCATGGACCTCATGGGTCTGCTGTTCGTCGTCGGTATCGGGATGGCCCTCTGGCGGCGCTACGGCGTCAGACATCCGCGTCTGTGGGGCAAACACACCAGCTTCGAGGACGACGCGTTCATCTGGACGCTCTTTCTCCTCGGCGTCGGCGGCTACGTCATCGAAGCAATCCGCATTGTCGGTACCGAGTTCCCTGACTTCGAGACGGTGAGCTTCGTCGGCTACTTCATCGCTATCGTGTTCGATGCTGCAGGCATGAGCCAAGGCCTCGCCCAGACGCTCTACTGGTTCGGCTGGTGGTCACACGCCATCCTCGCACTGGCGTTCGTTGCAGCCGTCCCGTATGCGAAACCGCTGCACATGCTCACGTCGTTCGCGAACGTCGTCACCGCGGACGAAAAGGCTGGCCTGCGCCTGCCGAAAGTGCCCGCCGACACGCCGCCGGACGAAATCGGCTACGTCTCGGAAGACGACTTCTCGTGGAAGGCGCTTCTCGACTACGACGCCTGTACGAAATGTGGTCGCTGTGCCGACGCCTGTCCGGCGAAGGCGTCCGGCCGCAACCTCGACCCGCGTGACGTCATCCTCGACCTGAAGACCTACCGCGACTCGCTCGATGCGGGCGGTGAATCGGTCGACATCGTCGCCGACGGCGGTACCTCGGTTATCGCCGCCGAGTCGATGGAGTCGTGTATGGCCTGCATGGCCTGTATGGACTCCTGTCCGGTCGACATCGAGCACCTGACGCACTTCACCGAGATGAACCGCCGCCTCACCGAGACGGGCCAACAGCAGGAATCCGTTCAGGAGGCGATGATGAACATCTTCTCGAACGGCAACGCCTTCGGCGACCCACAGCGCAAGCGTCCCGACTGGACCGACGACCTCGACTTCGAGGTGCCCGACGCCCGCGACGAAGCCGTCGAGTTCCTCTGGTACGTCGGTGACTACCCCTCCTACGACGAGCGGAACCGCCGCGTCGCCCGCGCCATGGCCCGCATCTTCGAGGAGGCGGGCGTCTCCTACGGTATCCTCTACGAGGACGAACAGAACGACGGAAACGACGTGCGCCGCGTCGGCGAGGAGGGTCTCTACGAGATGCTCGTCGAAGACAACATCTCCGCGATGGACGACTGCGACTTCGAGAAAATCGTCTGTACGGACCCGCACTCGTACAACACGTTCAAAAACGAGTATCCGGAGATGGACGAGTCGTTCGACTACCCGGTCTTCCATTACACCCAACTGGTCGAGACACTCGTCAACGACGACCGGCTCGGTCTCTCCGGAACCGAACTCTCCGCACAGACCGTCACGTACCACGACCCGTGTCACCTCGGGCGGTACAACGGCGAGTACGAAGCGCCCCGCGAGGTCATCCGCACGACCGGCGTCGAACTCGCCGAGATGCCCCGTAACCGCGCGGACTCGTTCTGCTGTGGCGGCGGTGGCGGTGGGCTCTGGTTAGACCACGAAGAGGAGTCCAAGCCGTCCGAAGAACGCCTCCGCGAAGCGCTCCAAGACACCGAGGCTGGAAGTACAGTCGAGCGATTCGTCGTCGCCTGCCCGATGTGCGCGACGATGTACGAAGACGGTCGCAAGACCGGCGGCTACGAGGACGACCTCGACGTGGTCGATATCTCTGAACTCATTGTCGAAGCGCTCGACGAAAAGGCCGGTGTCACAAGTACGAGTGAGACGCCCGCTTCGGCCGACTAA
- a CDS encoding energy-coupling factor transporter transmembrane component T family protein, with product MLTYEPGDSLAHRLDPRTKLAVQMSFAAAGFAHTTPVGLTVLGVVAAVCLRAADTAPFSALYSLRYAIPFLAVGPIVEAARLSSPWFEPAAAVDPALASIRVMLVFLVAAAYVRTTPVRESRAAIQRLVPGRFGVALGVGVALVFRFLPLVRRDLLRVREAQAARLGDERRLDERLSLVAAGGLRRSFARADALALALRARCFAWNPTLPVIRLGRRDVPGVVLALALLSSTIV from the coding sequence GTGTTGACCTACGAACCCGGCGACTCGCTCGCCCACCGACTCGACCCGCGGACGAAACTCGCGGTGCAAATGTCGTTTGCGGCCGCCGGGTTCGCACACACGACGCCTGTCGGACTCACTGTCCTCGGCGTCGTGGCTGCGGTCTGTCTCCGCGCGGCCGACACCGCCCCGTTTTCGGCCCTCTACAGCCTCCGCTATGCGATTCCGTTCCTCGCTGTCGGCCCTATCGTCGAGGCGGCCCGTCTCAGCTCCCCGTGGTTCGAACCCGCGGCGGCGGTCGACCCTGCACTCGCCAGTATCCGCGTGATGCTGGTCTTTCTCGTCGCTGCGGCATACGTTAGAACCACGCCGGTGCGCGAGTCCCGTGCCGCGATTCAGCGCCTCGTTCCCGGTCGGTTCGGCGTCGCACTCGGCGTCGGCGTCGCGCTCGTCTTTCGGTTCCTCCCGTTGGTTCGGCGTGATTTACTCCGGGTCCGAGAAGCGCAGGCGGCCCGGCTCGGCGACGAACGTCGGCTGGACGAACGGCTGTCGCTCGTCGCCGCCGGCGGGCTTCGACGGTCGTTCGCGCGGGCGGACGCCCTTGCGCTCGCGCTCCGTGCCCGGTGTTTCGCGTGGAATCCGACGCTTCCGGTGATTCGACTCGGTCGGCGCGACGTACCCGGTGTGGTGCTCGCGCTGGCTTTGCTTTCGAGTACTATCGTTTAA
- a CDS encoding energy-coupling factor ABC transporter ATP-binding protein → MIRVEDLVHRYGDTVAVDGVDLTIDDGECVILAGANGSGKTTLVRHFNGLLEPDEGTVVVNGSRVSEHLVAARTSVAMVFQHPEDQLVAATVGADVAFGPENLGLDRDEIDRRVSESLAAVNFAGREDERVDSLSGGEVERLAIAGALAMRPDHLVLDEPFTGLDEPARWSVLARLRELREAGTSLVIVTHDLRDVASLADRVVVLSGGRIALDEDPDSAADKLPDLDVRPPC, encoded by the coding sequence ATGATTCGCGTCGAGGACCTCGTCCACCGCTACGGCGACACTGTCGCGGTCGACGGCGTCGACCTCACCATCGACGACGGAGAGTGCGTCATCCTCGCGGGGGCGAATGGGTCGGGAAAGACCACGCTTGTCCGCCACTTCAACGGACTTCTCGAACCCGACGAGGGGACCGTAGTCGTCAACGGTAGTCGCGTCTCCGAGCATCTCGTCGCCGCTCGAACCTCGGTGGCGATGGTGTTTCAGCACCCCGAAGACCAACTCGTAGCGGCAACCGTCGGTGCCGACGTGGCCTTCGGCCCGGAGAATCTCGGTCTCGACCGCGACGAAATCGACCGCCGAGTCAGTGAGTCGCTCGCCGCCGTCAACTTCGCTGGCCGCGAGGACGAGCGCGTGGACTCGCTTTCCGGCGGTGAAGTCGAACGCCTCGCAATTGCGGGGGCGCTGGCGATGCGGCCGGACCACCTCGTCTTGGACGAACCCTTCACCGGGCTGGACGAACCCGCTCGCTGGTCGGTGCTCGCGCGACTCCGCGAACTCCGCGAGGCGGGAACCAGCCTCGTCATCGTGACGCACGACCTTCGAGACGTGGCGTCGCTCGCCGACCGGGTGGTCGTCCTCTCTGGCGGTCGAATCGCCCTCGACGAGGACCCCGACTCGGCCGCAGACAAACTTCCGGACCTCGACGTTCGACCACCGTGTTGA
- a CDS encoding biotin transporter BioY gives MAAEHESVELVGDELVGNIARAALFAALMGASSYVSFPNPISPIPVTMQVLVVFLAGIFLGPVWGGVSMGLYLVAGGLGAPVFSGGSAGLAPLVGPTAGYLWSYPIAAALVGALVHGGVSLGDYRVSTVRLVGAMVAGTVVIYALGTVGFAYVQGVSLGTAFGLASAAFIPFETFKIAAAVGIVRSDAIAAN, from the coding sequence ATGGCAGCAGAACACGAATCGGTCGAACTCGTCGGCGACGAGCTCGTCGGCAACATCGCCCGCGCCGCCCTGTTCGCGGCGCTCATGGGTGCGAGCTCGTACGTCTCGTTCCCGAATCCCATCTCACCCATTCCGGTGACGATGCAGGTGCTCGTCGTCTTCCTCGCGGGCATCTTCCTCGGTCCCGTCTGGGGCGGCGTCTCGATGGGACTGTACCTCGTTGCCGGGGGACTCGGCGCGCCCGTTTTCTCGGGTGGCTCCGCCGGACTCGCCCCACTAGTTGGGCCGACGGCCGGGTACCTCTGGTCGTACCCAATCGCCGCCGCGCTCGTCGGCGCACTCGTCCACGGCGGGGTCAGTCTCGGCGATTACCGCGTGAGCACCGTCCGCCTCGTCGGCGCGATGGTCGCCGGAACGGTCGTCATCTACGCACTCGGGACGGTCGGCTTCGCGTACGTCCAGGGAGTCAGCCTCGGCACGGCCTTTGGGCTGGCCTCGGCCGCATTCATCCCCTTCGAGACGTTCAAAATCGCCGCCGCCGTCGGTATCGTCCGCTCGGACGCCATCGCGGCGAACTAG